A genomic window from Tachyglossus aculeatus isolate mTacAcu1 chromosome 9, mTacAcu1.pri, whole genome shotgun sequence includes:
- the LOC119932081 gene encoding basic salivary proline-rich protein 1-like has product MVLEPGGPRRPLSVASSPPEGPCRRPPLTLRARRPLAAASSPPEGPCRRPPLTPRTPAPPVGGLLSPRGPLAAASSHPEGPAPPGGGLLSPRGPLALASSHPEGPAPPGGGLLSPRGPLAAASSHPEGPAPPGSLALASSHPEGPAPPGVGLLSPRGPLALASSHPEGPAPPVGGLLSPRGPLAAASSHPEGPAPPGGGLLSPRGPLAAASSHPEGPAPPRWPPLTLRARRPLAAAASSHPEGPAPPGGGLLSPRGPLVLASSPPEGTAPPGGGLLSPRGPLAAASSHPEGPLALASSHPEEGPAPPGGGLLSPRGPLALASSHPEGPAPPVGGLLSPRGPLAAASSHPEGPAPPGGGLLSSRGPLALASSPPPEGPAPPGGGLLSPRGPLAAASSHPEDPAPPGGGPPSPSSRAPGSVGLLLSARGPGAPCGRRPPPLPPRPPAPPVGVGLLLSPRGPRRPLAAGNPGRRSEVPGPPPFPTGKAIGSSGDRSISRA; this is encoded by the exons GACCCCGGCGCCCCCTGTCGGtggcctcctctccccccgaGGGCCCCTGTCGGCGGCCTCCTCTCACCCTGAGGgcccggcgccccctggcggcggcctCCTCTCCCCCCGAGGGCCCCTGTCGGCGGCCTCCTCTCACCCCGAGGACCCCGGCGCCCCCTGTCGGtggcctcctctccccccgaGGGCCCCTAGCGGCGGCCTCCTCTCACCCTGAGGGccccgcgccccctggcggcggcctCCTCTCACCCCGAGGGCCCCTGGCGTTGGCCTCCTCTCACCCCGAGGgcccggcgccccctggcggaggCCTACTCTCACCTCGAGGGCCCCTAGCGGCGGCCTCCTCTCACCCCGAGGgcccggcgccccctg GGTCCCTGGCGTTGGCCTCCTCTCACCCTGAGGGCCCGGCGCCCCCTGGCGTTGGCCTCCTCTCACCCCGAGGGCCCCTGGCGTTGGCCTCCTCTCACCCTGAGGGCCCGGCGCCCCCTGTCGGCGGCCTCCTCTCACCCCGAGGGCCCCTAGCGGCGGCCTCCTCTCACCCCGAGGgcccggcgccccctggcggcggcctCCTCTCACCCCGAGGCCCCCTAGCGGCGGCCTCCTCTCACCCTGAGGGCCCCGCGCCCCCT CGTTGGCCTCCTCTCACCCTGAGGgcccggcgccccctggcggcggcggcCTCCTCTCACCCTGAGGGccccgcgccccctggcggcggcctCCTCTCACCCCGAGGGCCCCTGGTGTtggcctcctctccccccgagggcacggcgccccctggcggaggCCTCCTCTCACCTCGAGGGCCCCTAGCGGCGGCCTCCTCTCACCCCGAGG GGCCCCTGGCGTTGGCCTCCTCTCACCCTGAGGAGGgcccggcgccccctggcggcggcctCCTCTCACCCCGAGGGCCCCTGGCGTTGGCCTCCTCTCACCCTGAGGGCCCGGCGCCCCCTGTCGGCGGCCTCCTCTCACCCCGAGGCCCCCTAGCGGCGGCCTCCTCTCACCCTGAGGGccccgcgccccctggcggcggcctCCTCTCATCCCGAGGGCCCCTGGCGttggcctcctctcctccccccgagggcccggcgccccctggcggcggcctCCTCTCCCCCCGAGGGCCCCTGGCGGCGGCCTCCTCTCACCCCGAGGacccggcgccccctggcggcggccccccctcaccctcctcgaGGGCCCCTGGCAGCGTTGGCCTCCTCCTCTCAGCCCGAGGGCCGGGCGCCCCCTGTGGGCgtcggcctcctcctctccccccgagGCCCCCGGCGCCCCCTGTGGGCgtcggcctcctcctctccccccgaggcccccggcgccccctggcggc GGGCAACCCCGGCCGCCGCTCCGAAGTTCCGGGgccgcctcccttccccaccgGGAAAGCGATCGGTTCCTCAGgcgatcgatcgatcagtcggGCGTAG